AGTGAGCCTAAAAACTTTTAACTCCTGGTGATTTTAATGCACTTGTTATAAGCTGAACAGGTTGgcttgtttatgtgtctgtccaggactgctgctgctctgtatGGTAGCCTCTGAGATGTGGGATGCCGAGACCAAGCCCATAGACTTTGTGTGTAATAGAGCCGCCAGGAGGGCTATGAATGTTGTGGCAGAGTTGCAGAGTGCACTGGTGAGGACATGACTTTCTCTGAGCAGtggataaatacattttctccacatttctgtttctctcttcttcctgctgGGGCGATATATCTCATCCTTCCCCCACCTGTTTGTTGTTGCCTGTCCTCACCCATCAGTCTGTCTCTATGCTGTCCAACTGTTTGATTTCACCTGCATCTTCGATATCTTCACCCTGGCAGAAAGACTGCAATGACTCAATGACCCTCTCCACACCAGTTCAGCTACCCTGCACCGAGCTTCACGTAGCATCTTGGGAAAACAAATCTGTATGTTGGTACATGTATGAATCCAAAATCCTCAACCACAGAAGCTTTCTTGCATTATGTCGATTATACTAatttattatgtgtttaatgatttcTTTTTGTGCGTGTCTTTGTGTGTTACTACAGCAccaggagagaagaggagacatAGGTGCATCCTTGAGGCTTCTTATCGAAGGTGTGAAGGTTATGAGGGCTCTCGGCCAGGCAGGATGTGGTGCTTTGCTGCTGCAGAGACTGGAGCACAACATCAACAACTACCTGCTCATTCTCACACACCTTCAGCTGAGTGTAAGAGGCCATCACTGTGACATACTGCACGCAAACCACCGCACAAACAAATAACAAGCACTTATGCTGTGATTTGTTGGTCAAAAGACACGTAGAGGTTACATATTACAGTTTATATCACTGAACTATGTCACTGATTTAATATGCAACctaaactttcatttaaaaaaaatctaagcaTCTAGATGCCTTTTGACCTGCAATTCACTAAATCAGCACTAACTGGGTTCAGTCtatcactcacacaaacacacatcaaacactTCACAACAAACTAATCAGAATGTTGATGCATGAAGCTTTATCACTTTCCTGTTGAAATATCCTGGTTTCTCATAAATCTGTGCCTTTCGGGAATATCTGTGCTCGGGGAGTGATGAGGTTACGTTGTGTGACCCCGAGCCTTCCTTCCTCAGGACAAGAAGAAGATAGGCGCGCATACTTTCCAAATGAGACAGTTGTTCTTGAAAGTCACACAAGTGCAAGATGGATGTCCTCTGATCTGTGTCTTACATAATATCCTCAAATTGGTTAATTTGTGGATTCTGTTGGCAAGAataatttctttctgtttttctcagaAATTGGTTGAATTTCCAGTCtgtgatttgttttaaaaaccCCTTTCAATGTTGTATTTCCTGTGTGGACCAGCAGGGGCCAGTTGAGAGCTCAGAATTGTCTTGTGTTCCTGGAAGCACCAAGAGTCTCAGCACAGTCCTGTTGAACTACAACCGTCTGATCTCAGGCAAACTGGAGCGGTTCATGATTAACCTGGAAGACAGATGCACTCCCCAGTGACAAAAGGACAACTTCAGTGGACCAGATGGTCTTCACTTACGGAGGGACAAGTTCAACGCTGCAGGAGCCCTAGGTCAATAAAAGGAGAAATGAAAGTCCACAAGAGCAAAACAGCAGGAGTGATCAGGATTTTCTCGTCTTCAACCTTCTCTGCTGGTGCAACTACAGCTGAAGAAGTAGagggaaatgaaagaaatcaaTATGTTTGCAGCGATGAACATTATGGATAAATGAATGTAGATAATAGGCATGCAGTTTCATATCAAGATACATAGAACAAGCGATGCTTTGAATTAAGCACTTAGTCTATAGAACAAATACAAGCCTACAATGTACTAAAAAGTCAGGCAggtaattttcttttttgtagcCTACAGGCAGCTTCTTTGTGTACCCTCTGTGACTGGATATAAACCTTTCTGCTTTGTCCTGAATTGTTGTAAATACCCTCAGAGGTTGTTGCACAGCACTGATCACCTGACCAAAACAAGAAATGTCCTCTGGGTTTTCTGGAATCATGTTTTTATGCCGGACTTACTTTTGCTCTTTTGCTCTGCTCCGATTACCAATATTAGCCAGACAGTCTGCTAAATTTACAATTTATATCtgcttttaaaatacacttaAGCTGACTGAATGGAAACCGGAAAGTATTGCTAGACCTTTTTGGTATGGGTTAAATATTTAAGGAGAGTTTATTCTCATTGCACTTCTAatttctgtttacatttttactttaaaggttATTAATTTGCTGTAAATATGCTCATGTTCCTCTGTGTTGCCTTTTTGTCTatatatgaacattttatttcacatttctttGTGAATTTCTGATGTAAATATTCAGATTTTGCATCAATGTTGTTAAACTTTAGCCTTATATTAATAAGAATGCTGTGTATGATATAAAATACTTATTCAATTAATATCATCCAATATAATATTCAACAAACTGGCTGGTTTCTTaaaggtatttatttatttactaattggtttatatagttttttaattatgtaattttttgctgctgtttgtcaaCAACTTTGCATGCATGGTCGACAAATAATTT
This genomic interval from Scomber scombrus chromosome 11, fScoSco1.1, whole genome shotgun sequence contains the following:
- the thpo gene encoding thrombopoietin isoform X1, which produces MALSRLLLLCMVASEMWDAETKPIDFVCNRAARRAMNVVAELQSALKDCNDSMTLSTPVQLPCTELHVASWENKSHQERRGDIGASLRLLIEGVKVMRALGQAGCGALLLQRLEHNINNYLLILTHLQLSQGPVESSELSCVPGSTKSLSTVLLNYNRLISGKLERFMINLEDRCTPQ
- the thpo gene encoding thrombopoietin isoform X2; translation: MALSRLLLLCMVASEMWDAETKPIDFVCNRAARRAMNVVAELQSALKDCNDSMTLSTPVQLPCTELHVASWENKSHQERRGDIGASLRLLIEGVKVMRALGQAGCGALLLQRLEHNINNYLLILTHLQLSGPVESSELSCVPGSTKSLSTVLLNYNRLISGKLERFMINLEDRCTPQ
- the thpo gene encoding thrombopoietin isoform X3, coding for MVASEMWDAETKPIDFVCNRAARRAMNVVAELQSALKDCNDSMTLSTPVQLPCTELHVASWENKSHQERRGDIGASLRLLIEGVKVMRALGQAGCGALLLQRLEHNINNYLLILTHLQLSQGPVESSELSCVPGSTKSLSTVLLNYNRLISGKLERFMINLEDRCTPQ